The following proteins come from a genomic window of Nitrosopumilaceae archaeon AB1(1):
- a CDS encoding ATP-binding protein, with amino-acid sequence MTKPVHVGRALQSLRDSDFNTVSAIGEVIDNAIQAEAKNIKIKIKKNLVRKNKYDMTEIAFADDGVGMDIDTLGKCMQLGFSARYNQRDGIGRFGVGMTLGAITQCTRIEVYSKPKGGGWNFTYLDLDEMKDYDDAEIPPPTPVEVPREYADLVADHGTLVIWKNWDREDAAIDEMIVWIGRTYRKFIGQQIIKDSKVIDNPNQRYIFLDDGDETREISALNPLYVTRTQYNEETSNPESEIVLLEIPHKFDPIPTKSTEQKKITIRMSLLPESWRKERGTGNSTDNRKRHVPHNEGISILRNDREVFYGHLPYYQITDKTSSHYKGFIDMDRFWGCEIAFDADLDHWFSIKNIKVGARPITELRKKIQDAINPTIYDFRDEIRRVWKSHKDDVRKKTGGTMSGTKPSEETLKKNSSDHTPTSTEIDTLIRESGVKKEAEQKILLEKLSQNPVTFYKSFEMDPRSNFIDVVTRGSTSLIKMNMKHPFFEKLFDLTEKLSKDESYTKEQLESLGQDIESTMELFIASFVLAHKQMDMEKSQITGDVIDKLIYDWTYYLHKNINSTLEK; translated from the coding sequence ATGACCAAACCAGTGCATGTAGGAAGGGCACTTCAATCACTTCGTGATTCTGATTTTAATACGGTATCTGCTATTGGTGAAGTTATTGACAATGCTATTCAAGCAGAGGCAAAGAATATCAAGATAAAAATCAAAAAAAATCTTGTAAGAAAGAACAAATATGATATGACAGAGATTGCCTTTGCTGACGATGGAGTTGGAATGGATATTGATACACTTGGTAAATGTATGCAGTTAGGATTTTCAGCTAGGTATAACCAACGTGATGGCATAGGTAGATTTGGTGTTGGAATGACGCTAGGGGCTATTACACAGTGTACACGTATAGAAGTTTATTCTAAACCCAAAGGTGGAGGGTGGAATTTTACATATCTAGATTTAGATGAAATGAAAGATTATGATGATGCAGAAATACCTCCGCCTACACCTGTAGAAGTTCCACGAGAGTATGCAGATCTTGTAGCCGATCATGGTACTTTAGTTATATGGAAAAATTGGGATCGTGAGGATGCGGCTATTGATGAAATGATAGTTTGGATAGGAAGAACGTATAGAAAATTTATTGGACAACAAATAATCAAAGATAGCAAAGTTATTGACAATCCAAATCAAAGATATATCTTTTTAGATGATGGTGATGAAACTAGAGAAATCTCTGCTTTAAATCCATTATATGTTACTCGTACTCAATACAACGAAGAAACCTCTAATCCTGAATCAGAGATTGTTTTGCTTGAGATACCTCATAAATTTGATCCTATCCCTACTAAATCCACAGAACAGAAAAAAATTACCATCCGTATGTCTCTTCTGCCTGAAAGTTGGAGAAAAGAACGAGGAACAGGTAACTCTACAGACAATAGGAAGCGTCATGTACCTCACAACGAAGGAATTTCTATACTAAGAAATGACAGAGAAGTATTTTATGGACATTTGCCTTATTATCAGATTACAGATAAAACTTCAAGTCATTATAAAGGATTCATTGATATGGATAGGTTTTGGGGTTGTGAAATAGCATTTGATGCAGATTTAGATCATTGGTTTTCAATTAAAAATATCAAAGTAGGTGCAAGACCAATAACAGAGCTTCGAAAAAAAATACAAGATGCAATAAACCCTACAATATATGATTTTAGAGATGAAATACGACGAGTATGGAAATCACATAAAGATGATGTCAGGAAAAAAACCGGTGGTACTATGTCTGGAACAAAACCATCAGAAGAAACATTGAAAAAAAATAGTTCAGATCATACACCTACGAGTACTGAAATTGATACTTTAATTCGAGAATCCGGAGTAAAAAAAGAAGCTGAACAAAAAATATTATTGGAAAAACTTTCACAAAATCCTGTGACTTTTTATAAATCATTTGAGATGGATCCACGTAGTAACTTTATAGATGTAGTTACACGTGGCAGTACATCACTTATTAAGATGAATATGAAACACCCTTTCTTTGAAAAGTTATTTGATCTAACTGAAAAATTATCCAAAGATGAGTCATATACGAAAGAACAATTGGAGAGTTTAGGACAAGATATTGAAAGTACTATGGAATTATTTATTGCATCATTTGTGCTTGCTCATAAACAAATGGATATGGAAAAAAGTCAAATAACTGGAGATGTGATTGACAAATTGATATATGATTGGACATATTATTTACACAAAAATATCAATAGTACGTTAGAAAAATAG
- a CDS encoding DEAD/DEAH box helicase family protein: protein MLNEYLEIEKLQSDLKEFINAYHFLFTQIDSDRPIPIFNDKKLLAKLHHSLNLDKYRQSSFRKKLLLGAPSNQIIDFAKRIKINYGSYEETQTVEFRNKLATFHWGNNSDTRDFIEAFGYRDYLIPLENDDVFATRDIMCHDDPFKQLKDYQANVVFRALDIIKNPNSKFLIHMPTGAGKTRVAMEIISHFLNDNKTRQVIWLADCRELCEQAMDAFIRVWSHLGKHSIKTYRIWGKVPIPKCLESSAFAVAMYQKVRTSLDDNSKLKADFLVTDEAHIAITPTYSDTINKLKERRTRQTRIMGLTATPGRGFGMIEENEVLGSFFNFNIIGIDDEGGTIEHLQQKGVLARCQREVLNPEIEYTLTKEEWEKIGRNYELEFPDGLLETIANDQKRNLKIILRLLKMTDEYKRVIVFCGSVHQSKLLASFIDTCGYPAAYVDGTSPEAYRKDVVHKFQNGNIQFLFNYNVFTAGFDVPQIDAVVIARPTKSVVLYGQMIGRGMRGPQLGGTTVFTLVDVVDNILTEYGGLDTVYEYFTEYWK from the coding sequence GTGTTAAATGAGTATCTTGAAATAGAAAAACTACAATCTGATCTAAAAGAATTTATTAATGCATACCATTTTTTATTCACACAAATTGATTCGGATCGTCCTATTCCTATATTTAATGACAAAAAATTACTTGCCAAATTACATCACTCTCTAAACTTAGATAAATACAGACAATCCTCATTTCGAAAAAAACTTCTACTTGGGGCACCTAGTAATCAAATTATTGATTTTGCAAAGAGAATTAAAATAAACTATGGTTCATATGAAGAAACACAAACTGTAGAGTTTAGAAATAAACTAGCTACATTTCATTGGGGCAATAATTCTGATACACGTGACTTTATTGAAGCATTTGGATATCGAGACTATTTAATTCCATTAGAAAATGATGATGTTTTTGCAACCCGTGATATAATGTGTCATGATGATCCATTCAAACAGCTAAAAGATTATCAGGCAAATGTTGTATTTAGAGCTCTTGATATAATCAAAAATCCAAATTCAAAATTTCTAATACATATGCCTACTGGAGCTGGAAAAACAAGGGTTGCGATGGAGATAATATCTCATTTTTTAAACGACAACAAAACTCGGCAGGTAATTTGGTTGGCTGATTGTAGAGAACTTTGTGAGCAAGCTATGGATGCATTTATTCGTGTTTGGTCTCATCTTGGGAAACACTCAATCAAAACGTACAGAATTTGGGGAAAAGTTCCTATTCCTAAATGTTTGGAAAGTTCTGCATTTGCAGTTGCAATGTATCAAAAAGTTAGGACGTCACTAGATGATAACTCTAAACTCAAGGCTGATTTTTTAGTTACTGATGAAGCACATATTGCAATAACTCCAACTTATTCAGACACAATTAACAAACTCAAAGAAAGACGTACAAGACAAACTCGTATTATGGGGCTTACTGCAACACCAGGACGAGGATTTGGAATGATTGAAGAAAATGAAGTTCTTGGATCATTTTTTAATTTTAATATAATAGGAATTGATGATGAAGGAGGTACAATTGAACATCTTCAACAAAAAGGTGTGTTGGCTAGATGTCAAAGAGAGGTTTTAAACCCTGAAATAGAATATACATTGACAAAAGAAGAATGGGAAAAGATAGGTAGGAATTATGAATTAGAGTTTCCAGATGGACTTTTAGAAACAATTGCAAATGATCAAAAACGTAATCTTAAGATCATACTACGTTTACTCAAAATGACTGATGAATACAAGAGGGTAATAGTATTTTGTGGTAGTGTACATCAATCAAAATTATTAGCAAGTTTTATTGATACTTGTGGTTATCCTGCTGCTTATGTTGATGGTACTAGCCCTGAAGCATATCGAAAAGATGTTGTACACAAATTCCAAAATGGCAACATACAATTTCTTTTTAATTACAATGTATTTACTGCTGGTTTTGATGTACCTCAAATTGATGCTGTAGTAATTGCTAGACCAACAAAGTCTGTTGTATTATATGGTCAAATGATTGGACGTGGAATGAGAGGTCCACAGCTTGGGGGTACTACTGTATTTACACTAGTAGATGTAGTTGACAATATACTTACAGAGTATGGTGGGCTTGATACTGTATATGAATATTTTACAGAATATTGGAAATAG
- a CDS encoding DndE family protein: MQFDKIKVSSRTTHLFGMLKNSTGIGSESWGRLSLCLSIKQKGIPNPDEYNKSGTEFLPSQLFFPNYNMYLALMINRLRQDNLNPKLYLTEMTRSHLNRGAISVKQRINNMFDIYNFLTEMQVAESSSMPKGAK, encoded by the coding sequence TTGCAGTTTGATAAAATTAAAGTTAGCTCACGAACTACACATCTATTTGGTATGTTAAAGAACAGTACTGGTATTGGCTCTGAATCTTGGGGACGACTTTCACTATGTCTATCGATAAAACAAAAGGGTATTCCGAATCCTGACGAATATAATAAATCTGGTACAGAATTTTTACCATCACAACTATTTTTTCCAAATTATAACATGTATCTTGCTCTTATGATCAATAGATTGAGACAAGATAATCTTAATCCAAAATTATATCTGACTGAAATGACAAGATCTCATCTCAATCGAGGTGCTATATCTGTAAAACAAAGAATCAATAATATGTTTGACATATACAATTTTCTGACTGAAATGCAAGTAGCTGAATCATCTTCTATGCCTAAAGGAGCAAAATAA
- a CDS encoding cysteine desulfurase family protein translates to MTPYSDGNSNDSIYLDSHSTTPTDPMVLEAMIPYFTKVFGNASSLDHSYGYDASNVVQTSRESIAHVIHAPMDDIIFTSGATESDNLALKGVMRKNQDRGNHIITCSTEHKAILDTSKYLESNDIKVTYLPVNNFGSIDLDSLSDSITNETVLISIMFANNEIGTIADIEEIGKIAHDNDILFHTDAAQAVGHLNIDVQKLNINLMSFSSHKIYGPKGIGALYVRGVKPRVKSEPLIHGGGQERSIRSGTLNVPGIVGFAKAIDIAQKKMNSENIQYQKWTDQIFEKLSDVGAKLNGHPTKKLTHNLNLRFDGIDGKAIINSVSKKIAISAGSACTTQMVEPSHVLLALGLTEEQAHTSIRIGCGRFNTDEEIKIATDVLYSSIKYLKKISM, encoded by the coding sequence ATGACACCTTATTCTGATGGGAATTCTAACGATTCAATTTATCTTGATTCTCATTCGACCACGCCTACTGATCCTATGGTCTTGGAGGCAATGATTCCTTATTTTACCAAAGTTTTTGGAAATGCGTCTAGTCTAGATCATTCATATGGATATGATGCATCTAATGTAGTTCAAACCTCTAGAGAGAGTATCGCACATGTGATACACGCACCTATGGATGACATTATTTTTACATCAGGTGCTACTGAATCAGATAATCTTGCACTAAAAGGTGTGATGAGAAAAAACCAAGATCGTGGAAATCATATAATCACATGCAGTACTGAACACAAAGCAATATTGGATACTTCCAAATATTTGGAATCAAACGACATCAAAGTGACTTATTTACCTGTGAATAATTTTGGCAGTATTGACCTAGATTCTTTATCTGATTCTATAACGAATGAGACTGTCTTAATTTCGATAATGTTTGCAAACAATGAAATTGGAACCATTGCAGATATAGAGGAAATCGGTAAAATTGCACATGATAATGACATATTATTTCATACTGATGCTGCTCAAGCTGTAGGTCATCTAAATATAGATGTACAAAAACTTAACATCAATCTAATGTCATTTTCATCTCACAAGATTTATGGTCCAAAAGGAATTGGTGCTCTTTATGTACGTGGTGTAAAACCAAGAGTAAAATCTGAACCCTTGATACATGGTGGAGGGCAAGAACGAAGTATTCGATCTGGCACTTTGAATGTACCTGGAATAGTAGGATTTGCAAAGGCAATCGATATTGCACAAAAAAAGATGAATAGTGAAAATATTCAATATCAAAAATGGACTGATCAAATATTTGAAAAACTCTCTGATGTGGGTGCAAAACTAAATGGTCATCCTACAAAAAAACTTACACACAATCTAAATTTACGATTTGATGGAATCGATGGAAAAGCTATAATAAATTCTGTTTCAAAAAAGATTGCTATATCTGCTGGTTCTGCCTGTACAACTCAGATGGTAGAACCATCTCATGTTCTTTTAGCTCTGGGTCTAACTGAGGAACAGGCACATACATCTATTCGTATAGGGTGTGGTAGATTCAATACCGATGAAGAAATCAAAATTGCCACAGATGTGCTTTATTCATCAATTAAATATTTAAAGAAAATTTCCATGTAA
- a CDS encoding HNH endonuclease signature motif containing protein translates to MRKLYDRAILFIKLLNFDIASDDEFERVFLNIIGMSVKDNTYKFAMARFLLDYSNRYDKLHIDYSTIAAYFLKYYWTQVCKLKMKHASQRNKQPEIVTIIEREFTKPYYPQTFNKIKVKEPKKISRCVAQIEKKCFHNVVWRFQKVKVNKSVESKLFFDYKIARVVNSNKKYVDLDYGIYLNPNAMQFLKKFNVLLMRSVILEWAKFLESRNVGLPKVILKTDGEKIPRGNLTKYRQLLEPFFPDCFYCGCSLSSDKRQTHVEHVIPFDYIAEDDIWNLTLVCQKCNLKKLGALPPKDYLKKLIIRNKEYSVQIPELEKSLVRLDMDFEKTIRRHYDNAHTQGYMIVKKFL, encoded by the coding sequence TTGAGAAAACTTTATGACAGAGCCATATTATTCATAAAACTATTGAATTTCGATATTGCATCTGATGATGAATTTGAGAGAGTCTTTTTAAACATAATAGGCATGAGCGTAAAAGACAACACCTACAAATTTGCAATGGCTAGATTTCTATTAGATTATAGCAACAGATATGATAAATTACATATAGATTATTCAACTATTGCAGCATATTTTTTAAAATATTATTGGACCCAAGTATGTAAATTAAAGATGAAACATGCATCACAACGTAATAAACAACCTGAAATAGTGACTATTATAGAACGTGAATTTACAAAACCATACTATCCACAAACATTTAACAAAATAAAGGTAAAGGAACCTAAAAAAATCTCAAGATGTGTTGCTCAAATAGAAAAAAAATGCTTTCATAACGTTGTATGGAGATTTCAAAAAGTCAAAGTTAACAAATCTGTAGAATCTAAATTATTTTTTGATTATAAAATTGCCAGAGTTGTCAATTCAAATAAGAAATACGTAGATTTAGATTATGGGATATATCTAAATCCAAATGCAATGCAATTCTTGAAAAAATTTAATGTTTTATTGATGAGATCCGTTATATTAGAATGGGCAAAATTTCTTGAAAGCCGGAACGTTGGACTTCCAAAAGTAATACTAAAAACAGATGGTGAAAAAATTCCCAGAGGAAATCTAACTAAATATCGACAGTTATTGGAACCTTTCTTCCCTGATTGTTTTTACTGTGGATGTTCTCTTTCTTCAGATAAAAGACAAACTCATGTCGAACATGTAATTCCATTTGATTATATCGCAGAGGATGATATATGGAATCTAACTCTTGTGTGTCAAAAGTGTAATTTGAAGAAATTGGGGGCACTACCACCCAAAGATTATCTCAAAAAACTAATTATACGAAATAAAGAATATAGTGTACAAATACCAGAATTAGAAAAATCACTTGTAAGATTAGATATGGATTTTGAGAAAACTATCAGAAGACACTATGATAATGCACACACTCAAGGATACATGATTGTAAAGAAATTTCTATGA